A window of candidate division KSB1 bacterium contains these coding sequences:
- a CDS encoding alpha/beta fold hydrolase, which produces MTPVQELPVIFKSQGHQIMGVHHTSGQQRSLLLCHGLTGDKVEDHRLFVHTARAFSEENYDVLRYDFYGSGDSEGDFRQTRLSHNIDNIRDAVSFLRNIKYKQIAVLGMSLGAAAAILCANELPIDALILWSPVTDTRKLLTERMHVDPETTIENRIISFDHWELEADFVPDVLKYDIKSAFSELNLSTFVAQGMQDAPMFVQGFHALRQIAKPPCDFMELPQAIHTFSIPRHRHQVIRQSLIWLDRQLTKG; this is translated from the coding sequence ATGACACCGGTTCAGGAACTGCCTGTGATTTTTAAAAGTCAAGGCCATCAGATCATGGGCGTGCATCATACATCAGGACAGCAGCGGTCTTTGCTTTTGTGTCACGGGCTTACCGGTGACAAAGTCGAAGACCATCGTTTGTTTGTTCATACTGCACGGGCGTTTTCCGAAGAAAACTATGATGTGCTTCGTTATGATTTTTACGGTTCCGGTGACAGCGAGGGAGATTTTCGACAAACCCGATTGTCACACAACATCGATAACATTCGTGATGCTGTTTCTTTTCTTCGAAATATAAAGTACAAACAGATTGCTGTTTTAGGGATGAGTTTGGGCGCCGCCGCCGCCATACTATGCGCAAATGAATTGCCGATAGATGCGCTTATACTGTGGTCTCCTGTAACAGATACGCGGAAATTGCTGACAGAGCGAATGCATGTTGATCCTGAAACAACGATTGAAAACAGAATCATAAGCTTTGATCACTGGGAGCTGGAAGCTGATTTTGTCCCGGATGTTCTGAAATATGATATTAAATCGGCGTTCTCTGAACTGAACCTTTCCACATTTGTAGCTCAGGGTATGCAGGATGCACCAATGTTTGTGCAGGGGTTTCATGCACTGCGTCAGATCGCCAAACCTCCATGCGATTTTATGGAACTGCCCCAGGCGATACATACATTTTCTATACCGCGTCACCGACATCAGGTTATCCGACAGTCTCTGATCTGGCTTGACCGACAATTAACAAAAGGATAA